One Paramisgurnus dabryanus chromosome 9, PD_genome_1.1, whole genome shotgun sequence DNA segment encodes these proteins:
- the LOC135746403 gene encoding uncharacterized protein — MKKMDFISALRERGVPEENLTKMEEDKIDPNVAKLLNDKELSKYIPRYGDRVFAQNWLEFNREENGNEERKQKLINPLREKMNLPAISNQKKKYGHGNKNAETKTRKIELGWMHYQNCSYKQVNQQKGMLMI, encoded by the exons ATGAAAAAGATGGACTTTATCTCCGCATTGAGAGAGAGGGGTGTTCCAGAGGAGAACCTCACAAAAATGGAGGAAGATAAG ATTGATCCTAATGTTGCCAAACTACTGAATGATAAAGAATTGTCAAAGTATATTCCTCGATATGGTGACAGGGTCTTTGCACAAAACTGGCTGGAGTTTAATAGAGAAGAAAATGGAAATGAAGAAAGAAAACAGAAATTGATTAACCCATTGAGAGAAAAAATGAATCTACCAGCAATTTccaatcagaaaaaaaagtATGGACATGGCAATAAAAATGCTGAAACCAAGACAAGGAAAATTGAGCTTGGCTGGATGCACTACCAAAATTGTAGCTACAAACAG GTGAATCAACAAAAGGGAATGCTGATGATTTAA
- the hpxb gene encoding hemopexin yields MNVFFLCLCVCLALPRSYAAPAHLDDMMADAPKDHSHPKGEDHHDAQLDRCKGIEFDAITPDEKGNTFFFKGDHLWNGFSGPAELSNGTFKEMDEYHHLGHIDAAFRMHHKDDPTAHDHVFFFLDDKVFSYYDHTLEKGYPKEIQQEFPDIPNHLDAAVECPKGECVTDSVLFFKGNEVYHFDIKTKLTKTKVWSHLPNCTSAFRWLEHYYCFHGHSFTRFHPVSGEVTGEYPKDARNYFMRCGEGFGHGAGTRKMKCSEIKLNAATIDDKGREYAFQGSVYMRLDEHRDGNHPFPITRQWKEISGEVDAVFSYGDNMYFIQGDQVYIFKSAAHYTLIEGYPKPLKEELGIDGPVDAAFVCGDNTIVHIIQGQKMYDIDLTASPRAITREMPIPIPKVDAAVCDAHGVKVFIGPEYYDFGSPMVLAVAKMIPNPHKISPERFGCEE; encoded by the exons ATGAACGTTTTCTttctgtgtctctgtgtgtgtttggctCTTCCTCGTAGCTATGCAGCTCCAGC gcACCTTGATGACATGATGGCAG ATGCCCCTAAGGATCATTCACATCCTAAAGGGGAGGACCACCATGATGCACAACTTGACCGCTGTAAAGGCATTGAGTTTGATGCCATCACCCCAGATGAAAAAGGAAACACTTTCTTTTTTAAAG GTGACCATCTCTGGAATGGTTTTTCTGGCCCAGCTGAACTCTCCAATGGCACATTCAAGGAAATGGATGAATATCATCACCTGGGTCACATTGATGCAGCTTTCCGCATGCACCATAAGGATGACCCCACTGCTCATGACCATGTCTTTTTCTTTCTG GATGACAAAGTGTTTAGCTATTACGACCACACTCTTGAGAAGGGATACCCGAAGGAAATTCAGCAGGAGTTTCCTGATATCCCCAACCACCTAGATGCTGCTGTTGAGTGTCCCAAAGGAGAATGTGTCACAGATTCAGTGTTGTTTTTCAAAG GAAATGAAGTTTATCACTTTGACATCAAGACAAAATTGACTAAGACGAAAGTGTGGAGTCATTTGCCAAACTGCACATCTGCCTTTCGATGGCTAGAGCACTATTACTGTTTCCATGGACACAGCTTCACCAGATTCCATCCGGTTTCTGGAGAGGTGACAGGAGAGTATCCTAAAGATGCTCGAAACTACTTCATGAGGTGCGGTGAAGGCTTTG GTCATGGAGCTGGCACAAGAAAGATGAAATGCAGTGAGATCAAGTTGAATGCGGCCACCATAGATGATAAAGGAAGAGAATATGCATTTCAGG gTTCAGTGTACATGCGTTTAGACGAACACCGTGATGGCAATCATCCTTTCCCTATTACCAGACAATGGAAGGAAATCTCTGGTGAAGTGGATGCAGTTTTTTCCTATGGTGATAATATGTATTTCATTCAG GGAGATCAGGTTTATATCTTCAAGTCTGCAGCCCATTACACTCTCATTGAGGGCTACCCGAAACCTCTAAAGGAAGAACTGGGCATCGACGGTCCTGTGGATGCTGCATTTGTATGTGGAGATAACACCATTGTACACATTATACAAG GTCAAAAGATGTATGACATCGATCTTACAGCAAGCCCCAGAGCCATTACTAGAGAGATGCCCATTCCCATTCCTAAAGTTGATGCGGCCGTCTGTGATGCTCATGGGGTAAAGGTGTTCATTGGTCCAGAGTACTATGACTTTGGCAGCCCAATGGTACTAGCTGTAGCCAAGATGATCCCTAATCCTCATAAGATTTCCCCAGAAAGGTTTGGCTGTGAAGAATAA